GTGCGGGCGGAATACCATTTTTGAAGAGGGCGCACCGGTGCCGGGCTGCACACGGCGGGATGCGCTTGCCGTTTCAATGACGGCCCCGGCGTCCGCTCAGTGCCCGAACTTTGCGGCCAGCCTCGGCAACAAGGCCGGGAGCACGTCCTCGTCCCATGCGCGGCCCTCGGGTTCGCCTTCGCCGGAATAATCCCGCTCGAGTTCCTTGTCCGTGTGTTCGGCATAGGCTTCCTGCGCCGTATAGCCGAACGCTTCGAGTTCGAATTCATCGCGGATCGGAAAGTCGGCCAGGCTGTCGGGGTCGGCCAGTGCGCGTTGATAAGTGTCGCGCCCTTCGGAGATCAGCCAATCGCGGAAGTAGCGGAAACCGTCATCGCTGCAGCCGCCATTCATCAACCAGGCCGCGCCCCACAAGTCCCAGCGGTTGGTGTGCGCGATCGCCTGGTCGTAGATGCGCTGGAACGCCTGGATCTCGGTGGCCGGCAGGGCGGCCAGGGCCGTGCGCAGGATCGACGGACGCGCACCTTCGTTGTCGCCGGCTTGCGATCTGGCGGCATCGATCAGCTTCCAGAAGCGGGACTCATCCATGGCGATCTCCTTGGCGTCTCCTTTGCGATGCGCCAATTATGCCCGAGTCCCCGGCATCCGAAACCGGCCGGCAGGGCGCTGCACCTCAAACATATTGCCGCTCATCATATGCGCATAAAAAATTATTAATTAGTCATCTATATTGCATCAATAACAATGTTTTCTTGATTGTGACAATGACAATCATGAAAACCCATCTCGCCCCCATCCTGTTCCTCGCCTTGTCGACCGGCGCGTCCGGCGTCATGGCGGTTCCCAACGACCATCGCGAATTCGAGGCCACCTTGAATGCGCCTTACCGCGGCGAGGGCGGTGTCAAGCCGGACGCGCGTACCTTCACCCTGTCGTTCGATGTCCCCGGCCTGCGGCGCGCGCAAGCAGCGGCCTGGCGGCTAGAGCTGATTGCACCGGGCGGACGCCGCGTCGCCCGGTGGCAGGGCAAGACGATGCTGGCGGGGCGACCGCTCGACGTTCTGGTCCGCTGGCAGGGCCTGCTGGCCGGCCGCGCGCCCGCACCCGGCGTTTATCGCGTGCGCCTGCATGCGGCGGCCAAGGGCGAGGCCGTCGACCAGGATTGGGAGATCGCAGTCGGCAAGCCGCAGACGCCCGCCATGCTGGCGTTTGCGCCGCTGCCCAGTGGGTACATGCAACGGCACGCGCAGGCCTCGGCCGCGCCGGCAGTGGGCACGCTGCCCTACACGGTCTATTACGGCAACCTGCACAGCCAGTCGAACCACAGCGACGGCGGCGGCGCCCTCGACAGTTGCAACGGCGCCCAGGACCCGCAGAGCGCATCGTTCGGGCCCGACGCCGCCTTCGACTACGCGCGCGCGCATGGGCTGGACCTGCTGATGGTCTCGGAGCACAACCACATGTACGACGGCTCGGACGGCACCAACGCGGACGCCGACCCCGCCAGATCCAAAGGCCTGTACCAGGCCGGCCTGCAAACTGCGCGCGACGCCAACGCCGCGCATCCCGAGTTCCTGGCGCTGTACGGCCTGGAGTGGGGCGTCATCAGTAACGGCGGCCACCTGAACATCTTCAACAGCGACGAGTTGCTCGGCTGGGAGAACAATGCCAAGGGTGAGCTGCTGGCCGACACGCGCACCGCGCGCAGCGACTACGCCGCCTTGTACACGCTGATGGCCCAGCGCGGCTGGATCGGCCAGTTCAATCATCCGTCCATCGGCGGCCAGTTCGTCGTGAACGGCAAGGCGCTCGGCTACACACCCGATGGTGACGCGGCGATGGCCTTGTGCGAAGTGCTCAACAGCTCGGCCTTCTCGACCATGGGCGACGAATCCGAAACGCGGCGCAGCAATTACGAACAGGCTTGCAACGCGCTGCTCGAAGCCGGCTACCACGTCGCCTTCAGCAGCGACCAGGACAACCACTGCGCCAACTGGGGCATGTCGTACACCAACCGCACCGCGGTGCTGATCCCGAACGGCGTGCCGCTCACGCGCGCCAGCTTCATCGACGCCCTGCGCGCGCGCCGCGTGTTCGCGACCATGGACCGCGACGCGCAGCTTGTCCTGACCGCCAACGGCCACCTGATGGGCGAGCGCTTCGACAACGCCGGCCCGCTGGCGCTGAAGGTGCTGTACGCCGGCGCGCCGGGGCGCAGCGCCGCCGCGGTGACGATCGTCGAAGGTGTCCCGGGCCGCAACGGCGCGGTGAGCGTCTTGTCGACGCAGGCCGAGACCAGCGTCACGCCGGCGCCCGGCGCCCACTTCTACTACGCGAAGGTGACGCAGGACGACGGCCGCGTGCTGTGGTCGGCGCCGGTCTGGGTGAGCCAGGCGGCGCAGTGAGCGGCGCGGCGATCGCGTCGCGCGCCCACACATATACGATACGCGCGCCCGCGCCCGCGCCCGCGCCCACGCATACGCACGCGCACGCGACGGTGCGTACGCGCGTACGCTCGCGCGCCATCGGCCCGCGGCGGCGAGGACCGGGCCGCGGCAGCCGCGCTTTCGCCGCGCCGTCGAGCATGCTATGCTGCTTGCGCCCACGGCCCGCCGGGCCGTCCCGAACGACAGCGATGAAGATTTCACACCTGCTGCGCGCCGCCCTCGGCCTCGCGCTCGCCCAGTACGGCGCCGCCGCGCTGGCCCTCGATCCCCTCAGCTACGCCCACCCGGAACAAGTCAAGACCAGCGCGCTGCACCTCGACCTGAAGGCCGACTTCGCGCGCAAGACCCTGTCCGGCTACGCGGACCTGAGCCTGGACTGGATCGACCACGACGCCCGCGTCCTCGACCTCGATACGCGCGGCCTCTCGATCGCCAGGATCGAAGGGCAGGGCACGGACGGCCGCTGGACCAGACTCGCCTACACGCTCGACCCGCTCGATGCCGAGAAGGGCCAGGCGCTGCACGTGACCGTGGACACGCAGCCGGCCAAGGTCCGCATCTGGTACCACACCGCGCCCACCGCGCCCGCGCTGCAGTGGCTGACGCCGGCCCAGACGATGTCGGGCAAGCGCCCGTTCATGTTCAGCCAGAGCGAGACCATCGACGCGCGTTCCTGGGTGCCGCTGCAGGACACGCCGGGCGTGCGCTTCACCTACAGCGCGCGCATCGACGCGCCACGCGGCCTGCGCGTGGTGATGAGCGCCGCCGGCGACCCGAAAGCGACCGGCAAGGGTGGCTGGCGTTTCAGCATGCCGCAGCCGATTCCCTCTTATCTGCTGGCGATCGGTATCGGCGAGCTGGACGTGCGCACCCTGGGCGCGCGCACCGCCGTCTACGCCGAGCCGCGGCGCATCAAGGCCGCCGCCTGGGAGTTCGCCGACACCGAAAAGATGGTCGAAGCGGCCGAGCACCTGTACGGCCCGTATCGCTGGGGGCGCTACGACATGCTGGTGCTGCCGCCGTCGTTCCCGATCGGCGGCATGGAAAATCCGAGCATGACCTTCGTCACGCCGACCATGATCGCGGGCGACCGCAGCCTGGTCGACCTGATCGCGCACGAACTGGCGCACAGCTGGTCCGGCAACCTGGTCACCAACGCGACCTGGAAGCACTGGTGGCTGAACGAAGGTTTTACCACTTACGTCACCACCCGCATCGTCGAGGCGATCTACGGCGAAGACACGGCGCTGGAAAACCTGCAGCTCGAGCAGGAAGAAGCGCTGGCCTCGCTCGCCACCATCCCGCAGGAAAAGCAGGCGCTGCTCACGCGCGACCCGGACACCTCGTCGGAGCACTACACCGACCAGGAGCTGGCCTATCCGAAGGGCGCCTGGCTCCTGCGCACCCTGGAACAGCGCGCCGGCCGCGCCGTGTTCGACCCCTTCCTGCGCGGCTGGTTCGACAGCCACGCCTTCCAGAGCGTGACCACGGCCGACTTCGTGCGCTACCTGCGCGCCAGCCTGCTCGACCAGCACCCGGAGATCATGACCGACGCCGAACTCGACGACTGGCTGTACGGCCCCGGCATCCCGGCCGGCG
This genomic stretch from Massilia sp. 9096 harbors:
- a CDS encoding DUF4240 domain-containing protein — its product is MDESRFWKLIDAARSQAGDNEGARPSILRTALAALPATEIQAFQRIYDQAIAHTNRWDLWGAAWLMNGGCSDDGFRYFRDWLISEGRDTYQRALADPDSLADFPIRDEFELEAFGYTAQEAYAEHTDKELERDYSGEGEPEGRAWDEDVLPALLPRLAAKFGH
- a CDS encoding CehA/McbA family metallohydrolase — translated: MKTHLAPILFLALSTGASGVMAVPNDHREFEATLNAPYRGEGGVKPDARTFTLSFDVPGLRRAQAAAWRLELIAPGGRRVARWQGKTMLAGRPLDVLVRWQGLLAGRAPAPGVYRVRLHAAAKGEAVDQDWEIAVGKPQTPAMLAFAPLPSGYMQRHAQASAAPAVGTLPYTVYYGNLHSQSNHSDGGGALDSCNGAQDPQSASFGPDAAFDYARAHGLDLLMVSEHNHMYDGSDGTNADADPARSKGLYQAGLQTARDANAAHPEFLALYGLEWGVISNGGHLNIFNSDELLGWENNAKGELLADTRTARSDYAALYTLMAQRGWIGQFNHPSIGGQFVVNGKALGYTPDGDAAMALCEVLNSSAFSTMGDESETRRSNYEQACNALLEAGYHVAFSSDQDNHCANWGMSYTNRTAVLIPNGVPLTRASFIDALRARRVFATMDRDAQLVLTANGHLMGERFDNAGPLALKVLYAGAPGRSAAAVTIVEGVPGRNGAVSVLSTQAETSVTPAPGAHFYYAKVTQDDGRVLWSAPVWVSQAAQ
- a CDS encoding M1 family metallopeptidase, encoding MKISHLLRAALGLALAQYGAAALALDPLSYAHPEQVKTSALHLDLKADFARKTLSGYADLSLDWIDHDARVLDLDTRGLSIARIEGQGTDGRWTRLAYTLDPLDAEKGQALHVTVDTQPAKVRIWYHTAPTAPALQWLTPAQTMSGKRPFMFSQSETIDARSWVPLQDTPGVRFTYSARIDAPRGLRVVMSAAGDPKATGKGGWRFSMPQPIPSYLLAIGIGELDVRTLGARTAVYAEPRRIKAAAWEFADTEKMVEAAEHLYGPYRWGRYDMLVLPPSFPIGGMENPSMTFVTPTMIAGDRSLVDLIAHELAHSWSGNLVTNATWKHWWLNEGFTTYVTTRIVEAIYGEDTALENLQLEQEEALASLATIPQEKQALLTRDPDTSSEHYTDQELAYPKGAWLLRTLEQRAGRAVFDPFLRGWFDSHAFQSVTTADFVRYLRASLLDQHPEIMTDAELDDWLYGPGIPAGARRAVSPRLAALDKTRAAWLKGDVKTVDLGMDWNAAEWMKFLNDIDNQASRAQLQELDRAYKLSSTGNAEVAFRFYRAAVHAGDRDVRPQLEAFLLRVGRQKFVVPLYAALHAQPDDKAWADALYRKARVHYHPETQASVDRELAKQIANP